The following coding sequences are from one Ornithodoros turicata isolate Travis chromosome 1, ASM3712646v1, whole genome shotgun sequence window:
- the LOC135378945 gene encoding uncharacterized protein LOC135378945 — protein MDRLKGKRAARRAQVTKLVNELAELRAQDNVHKTTLESLLARLISNDTELRQINKDVEPLLKPDELEEEYPTIIAYEDEAHGAIAELRTRIAETQITEQPTTQNPSVPTSSGAERPRAGAKLPKLQLQCFAGELTRWQAFWEHYKTTIHDNTTLAKAERFQYLRSLLRGSAASAIMGLQATESCYDDAIEILKERFGDRSRIEREHLSRLRNLPAVRSTGDVHGLRKLYDHVQNHVRGLRALGVSSESYASMMVDILFTSLPQDMVVEYHRLARYTSTDEQESTSGSESEADEGLTKVLNFLRIEIESRERSGVRDRNQNPNKGNGSDKKSSSFIPTGAVLQNGVQLQNKCFFCDASDHAAPQCQGRLSPSEKKNKLAKNMRCFRCTKRGHRSKDCRARITCDHCGKRHASSMCSPPETGEKNESQVESTNIVAINTAPVEQDSNVLLQTFRAWLTSGSKTTYLRGLIDGGSQRTFVREDVAKRLKLKVVGETSLQLNTFANDTTTRRPVVKVKIVQLVLHSQYNSEAYIIEALTIPFICKDLTATPTDNEFIRSVRRHKGFIADEVTCPNIPGESGISVLIGCDHMWRLLSGEVCRSKDNDKLVAISTVFGWTFQGPTTLSAHLGIDSTTAVCVLRVGVTEKPPPDYLKRFWELESVGIVDDEKNNTLINSSVMEEFEENITFVDGRYQVALPWKAGMATLPDNLEVAKCRLQSLVRRLQRDGSVREYDDAIRAYAKNDHAERATVDARDSDCTCYYMPHRAVIRDSSTSTRLRVVFDASSHGHAATSLNDHLEKGPKLNSDLIPILLRFRMYKIAITADIQKAFLQISIRPSDRDALRFLWFSSPPFPGAPLPALEHWRMTRVPFGTSASPFLLAATLQHHLQNTKGTDEDIAVTLAGSFYVDDLLMGADTLDEARRITAGAQAIMQRAGMRLSKLSSSAMELQSVFEELNTDNCNVNKRLGDTEDRKVLGIVWDRTGDNFRFSAEHLLVTMTAATPTKRSVLQTCGKIFDPLGFLAPYTIRAKILFQRIWERGLDWDNELPDDLLQEWKSWCEELPKLGIISLERCLTPVNGTGYTAELHIFTDASPQAYGACVFVRTVDDMGAVKVGLLFAKSRVAPIKKLTLPRLELMGAVIGIRIAKLVRDSLQILSGEPTYWTDSTIVLSWIKGDSIRWKPFVKNRVTEIQSNSDPSQWRHCPGASNLADALTRGLRVDVLAEYKQWFIGPEWMRIAPELWPPTSTQETELDMVQEEQRVQDVAVNHVQIKADLLLNPKDYSNYQRILRVTAWIFRFAENCRRRNRKNGPLTAEEMDRAEIFCIKQVQSDAYADEVLVLSHGLALQKSSRIAELQPYLDGDGLLRLTGRLQCAEESEEIKHPILLPKEHELTRHIVEAAHRRTLHGGLQATLSEIREKWWITRARQLVKTVINQCRVCARFRACHATAPTAPLPADRLERRHPFDTTGIDFAGPLYVKVSDTQVKSYIALFTCATSRAVHLELVSDLTSKAFVMAFRRFISRRGVPSTVYSDNALTFKRAERDIRNLWNVIRNEEVQNFASEHRIHWKYIVERAAWWGGFWERMVRTVKQCLRRVLGRQCLTFEEMTTVLHEAEATVNSRPLTYLFTSPTEPSALTPAHLLIGRTLTALPSPPPSTIRPSTAAELRKRWRHLQTVADQFWRRWRREYLLELKSAHVARVDNPVGIKEGDVALLHEDKIPRHLWKLVRILELYKGRDGQVRSCVVKLPSGRITRRPVQLLFPLECL, from the coding sequence ATGGACCGCCTAAAGGGCAAAAGAGCCGCGCGACGAGCACAAGTTACGAAACTGGTGAATGAGCTGGCGGAACTTCGAGCCCAAGACAACGTCCACAAGACAACGCTAGAGAGCCTACTCGCCCGACTCATCTCTAACGATACAGAGTTACGACAGATTAACAAAGATGTTGAACCACTACTCAAACCAGATGAGCTCGAGGAAGAgtacccaaccatcatcgccTACGAGGACGAAGCTCATGGTGCTATAGCGGAACTTCGAACGAGGATTGCCGAGACGCAGATCACCGAGCAACCGACAACTCAGAACCCGTCTGTGCCCACATCATCAGGAGCGGAAAGACCACGCGCTGGAGCTAAGCTCCCGAAACTACAGCTGCAGTGCTTTGCTGGCGAGTTAACACGCTGGCAAGCATTTTGGGAGCACTACAAGACGACCATACACGACAACACCACCCTTGCGAAGGCTGAGAGGTTCCAATACCTGCGTTCATTACTCCGAGGATCGGCTGCTTCAGCCATCATGGGACTTCAGGCTACGGAGTCATGTTATGATGACGCCATAGAGATCCTGAAGGAGCGATTCGGAGATCGGAGCCGCATCGAGAGGGAACATTTGTCCAGGCTTCGCAATCTGCCTGCCGTGAGATCAACCGGCGACGTACACGGACTGAGAAAGTTGTACGACCACGTCCAGAACCACGTACGCGGACTGCGCGCCCTCGGCGTTTCAAGTGAAAGTTACGCCTCAATGATGGTGGACATTCTGTTTACGTCGCTGCCGCAGGATATGGTGGTTGAGTATCATCGGTTGGCCAGGTATACGTCGACTGACGAACAAGAATCGACCAGCGGATCGGAGTCCGAAGCAGACGAGGGGTTAACAAAGGTACTGAATTTCCTTCGCATTGAAATTGAGAGTCGGGAACGCTCAGGAGTACGAGACCGGAATCAAAATCCAAACAAAGGCAATGGATCCGACAAAAAATCGAGCAGCTTTATTCCAACGGGTGCAGTGCTGCAGAACGGCGTGCAGTTGCAAAACAAGTGCTTCTTCTGCGACGCTTCCGATCACGCTGCGCCACAGTGCCAAGGCCGCCTCTCTCCGTCCGAAAAGAAGAACAAGTTAGCAAAAAATATGCGCTGCTTTAGATGCACAAAAAGAGGCCATCGCTCGAAGGACTGTCGTGCAAGGATTACTTGCGATCACTGCGGAAAACGGCATGCTTCGTCCATGTGCTCCCCTCCTGAGACAGGCGAGAAAAACGAAAGTCAAGTGGAGAGTACAAATATTGTGGCGATAAATACTGCCCCAGTAGAGCAGGACTCCAACGTCCTACTGCAAACGTTTCGAGCATGGTTAACCTCCGGTTCAAAGACCACGTATCTTCGGGGACTAATCGACGGAGGTAGCCAGCGTACCTTCGTGCGCGAAGATGTAGCGAAAAGACTCAAGCTCAAGGTAGTGGGGGAAACGTCACTGCAACTCAACACCTTTGCCAACGATACCACCACTAGAAGACCAGTGGTAAAGGTGAAGATTGTGCAGCTAGTGCTCCATAGCCAATACAACTCCGAAGCGTACATCATCGAGGCCCTGACGATCCCATTTATCTGTAAAGACCTCACTGCCACACCGACGGATAATGAATTCATACGTTCTGTCCGCCGTCACAAAGGATTCATTGCAGACGAGGTGACGTGCCCAAATATTCCCGGCGAATCTGGAATCAGCGTTTTGATTGGGTGCGACCACATGTGGCGGCTGCTGAGCGGTGAAGTATGCCGAAGCAAGGACAACGACAAGTTGGTGGCAATCTCGACAGTTTTTGGATGGACGTTTCAGGGACCAACGACGTTATCTGCCCACCTCGGCATCGACAGCACAACTGCTGTGTGCGTGTTGCGTGTGGGTGTAACAGAGAAACCCCCACCGGACTATCTGAAACGATTCTGGGAGTTGGAGAGCGTGGGAATTGTCGACGATGAAAAGAACAATACGCTGATCAATTCATCCGTCATGGAGGAATTCGAGGAAAATATCACGTTCGTCGATGGTCGATACCAAGTTGCTCTGCCATGGAAAGCAGGGATGGCCACATTGCCCGATAACCTGGAGGTGGCGAAATGCAGGCTACAGAGTCTCGTGCGGCGGCTACAGCGAGATGGCAGCGTGAGGGAGTACGACGACGCCATAAGGGCCTACGCCAAAAACGACCACGCAGAAAGGGCAACTGTCGACGCGCGGGATTCGGACTGCACGTGCTACTACATGCCACATAGAGCGGTGATCCGCGACAGTTCCACTTCCACAAGATTACGGGTCGTCTTCGACGCCTCGTCTCACGGTCACGCAGCCACGTCCTTGAACGACCATCTTGAAAAGGGTCCAAAACTGAATTCCGATCTGATACCCATTTTGCTGCGCTTCCGCATGTACAAGATTGCGATTACGGCAGACATTCAGAAAGCATTCCTGCAAATCAGCATCAGACCATCAGACAGAGATGCATTGCGTTTTCTCTGGTTCTCCAGCCCGCCTTTTCCTGGTGCCCCATTGCCAGCACTTGAACATTGGAGAATGACCCGCGTGCCTTTCGGGACTTCCGCGAGCCCATTTCTGCTTGCGGCTACTCTGCAACATCATCtgcaaaacacgaaaggaaccgACGAGGACATTGCCGTCACTTTGGCCGGCTCCTTTTACGTAGATGATCTGCTCATGGGTGCCGATACGCTGGACGAAGCAAGGAGAATCACCGCGGGAGCGCAGGCCATAATGCAACGGGCAGGGATGAGGCTGAGCAAGTTGTCATCGAGTGCCATGGAGCTGCAAAGTGTTTTCGAAGAGCTGAACACGGACAACTGCAACGTGAACAAGCGACTGGGAGATACTGAAGACAGAAAAGTCCTTGGCATCGTTTGGGACAGAACTGGTGATAACTTCAGGTTTTCTGCCGAACATCTACTGGTCACCATGACCGCCGCAACGCCGACGAAGCGCAGCGTGTTGCAAACATGTGGCAAGATCTTTGACCCGCTCGGTTTCCTCGCTCCTTATACAATCAGAGCGAAGATTTTATTCCAGAGAATATGGGAGCGAGGACTGGACTGGGACAACGAGCTCCCAGATGACTTGTTACAAGAATGGAAATCATGGTGTGAGGAGTTGCCGAAGCTCGGCATCATTTCACTGGAACGATGCCTTACACCTGTGAATGGGACCGGCTACACGGCGGAGCTACATATATTTACCGACGCCAGCCCTCAAGCCTACGGTGCATGCGTCTTCGTACGGACGGTAGACGACATGGGAGCTGTCAAGGTGGGGCTGCTGTTCGCAAAGTCCCGCGTGGCACCCATCAAGAAGCTCACTCTGCCACGTCTCGAACTGATGGGTGCGGTGATCGGGATTCGAATTGCCAAGCTCGTGCGTGATTCGCTACAAATCCTGTCAGGCGAACCAACCTACTGGACGGATTCCACTATTGTCCTCAGCTGGATCAAGGGTGACTCAATTAGATGGAAACCGTTCGTCAAGAACCGTGTGACGGAGATCCAAAGCAACAGTGACCCATCACAATGGCGACACTGCCCTGGGGCTTCAAACCTAGCCGACGCTCTTACTAGGGGACTGAGAGTGGACGTCCTGGCGGAATACAAACAGTGGTTCATCGGACCAGAATGGATGCGCATTGCACCCGAACTCTGGCCACCAACGAGTACACAGGAAACAGAGCTCGACATGGTACAAGAAGAGCAACGAGTACAAGACGTCGCCGTGAATCACGTGCAGATAAAAGCCGACTTGCTGTTGAATCCCAAAGATTACAGCAACTACCAACGCATATTGCGAGTCACGGCATGGATTTTTCGGTTTGCGGAAAACTGCCGGCGAAGAAACCGCAAGAACGGTCCACTCACCGCTGAGGAAATGGACAGAGCCGAAATATTCTGCATCAAACAAGTACAGAGCGATGCTTACGCAGATGAGGTGCTAGTCCTTTCCCACGGCTTGGCACTACAGAAGTCGTCAAGGATAGCGGAGCTACAGCCATACCTCGACGGGGATGGACTCCTGCGACTCACTGGAAGGCTGCAGTGCGCTGAAGAATCCGAAGAAATTAAACACCCCATTCTGCTGCCAAAGGAGCATGAGCTAACTCGACACATCGTGGAGGCGGCACATCGTCGCACTTTACACGGAGGACTCCAGGCCACGCTCTCGGAGATACGTGAAAAGTGGTGGATCACTCGAGCCAGGCAACTGGTAAAAACAGTCATAAACCAATGCAGAGTATGCGCTCGCTTTCGGGCATGCCATGCAACAGCGCCTACGGCGCCTCTACCTGCAGATCGACTTGAGCGGAGACATCCCTTTGACACCACTGGAATCGATTTTGCCGGTCCACTATATGTAAAGGTGAGCGACACACAGGTGAAATCATACATAGCTCTGTTCACCTGTGCCACCTCAAGGGCCGTCCACCTTGAACTGGTGTCCGACCTGACTTCTAAAGCCTTCGTAATGGCGTTTCGACGTTTCATTTCACGAAGAGGAGTGCCCTCAACAGTGTACAGCGATAACGCCCTCACATTCAAGAGAGCGGAACGTGACATCCGCAATTTATGGAACGTTATCCGAAACGAAGAGGTACAAAACTTCGCTTCCGAACACCGGATACACTGGAAATACATCGTTGAACGTGCCGCCTGGTGGGGTGGATTTTGGGAGAGGATGGTTAGAACTGTAAAGCAGTGCCTCCGACGAGTTCTCGGACGACAATGCTTGACATTTGAGGAGATGACAACTGTCTTGCATGAAGCGGAGGCAACCGTTAACTCTCGTCCACTAACCTACCTCTTCACCTCACCGACCGAGCCAAGTGCACTGACCCCGGCACACCTTTTGATCGGGCGTACTTTGACTGCACTACCTTCGCCACCACCCAGCACTATTAGGCCATCGACTGCAGCAGAGCTAAGAAAGCGATGGAGACACCTCCAAACTGTGGCCGACCAATTTTGGCGACGATGGAGACGCGAATATCTGCTGGAGTTGAAATCTGCCCACGTTGCCAGAGTGGACAACCCAGTGGGGATCAAGGAGGGGGACGTAGCTCTCCTACATGAAGACAAGATTCCACGTCACTTGTGGAAATTAGTTCGAATACTGGAGCTCTACAAGGGAAGGGACGGCCAGGTTCGTTCCTGTGTTGTCAAGTTGCCGTCTGGTCGTATCACACGAAGACCAGTGCAGTTACTCTTCCCATTGGAATGCCTGTAG